TAAACCCATGTTAATCTGAAAGAGCTGGTATTTCAACATAGTTTTGTTCTATTTTAGTGGAtggatatttacatttactgcATCAACATTTAATTCTGATAGTCAGCCTCAGCAGCTGGGGATCAGACCGGAGGGGGCGTTTCTGGTTGGTGCCCGACACGCATAGCACCCAGTGTTATACGATACCTCCAGTGGGATGGTGACCCTATAGGAGGGTGGgcctgtgtcacctcttcagtGCCCGGCCGTGCCCCATGCGGTGCGGCCTGGTGACCACGCAGTCACTCTCAAGATCTGTCCACAGTCCTGGCTGCAGGGCTGGAAGCAGCAACCACATCCTGGGCAGGATAAACTTGTCCCTTGATTCCTCAATCTTGTTTAGGGTTCATGTGAATTTCTCTATGTCTGGCCCCTCACCCCAGATCAGTGTGCTTAGCTACTGCATTAAGGTGGCAGTCCCCCTgggtgcctcctgggtgaggtgttccaggtaTTTCCTACCGGGAGGAGGCCTCCTGAGTCAACTCTTGACATACAGCAGAGAAGATGTCTCTTGGCTGGCCTTGGGGAAGGCCTCACTGTCCCCCAGGAGGAGCTAAAGGAGGTGGCTGGGGGAGACAaagggcttctctgcttgggctgctgcatGCAGGATAAGAGGTAGAAAATGCATGGATAAATGGATATTTAATGCACTTTTCCTCCATAGGAATGCTTCTCGAGCAGCACAAAGATGCCATCTTAAAGCTTCTTTCAGATCCCAGTCTACTAGAGGAACAAGTGCACCTCGCCATGAAGACGCTGAAAGagtatgttgttttttgtagaatatttttacaTATGGGCTTGTtcagaaatgtgattttttttttttaaattgtagccTGCTTTGCAGACCAGTATCAGGGCAGCTTTAATAAGATAGGAGTGGAAATCTAATCAATTGTTAATGAAAAATTGTAATAATCGCTTCACTTCAGGCAGAATATGGAGGAGACTGATGTGAGCGACACCTCAGAGCTGGATGACACAGAGCGTTTCGGAGAGAAGCTCTTCTCGCTGGTGGTGGAGATGGATCCACTCCATGCAAATGATATTACAGGTGACGTTAACCTGTAAATACTTTTGTGATTAatcagtattttgttttttctctctggaGAGTTCTTGTTGATGATGTTGAAATACTGATAACACTCCTACATCCTTGTAGGTATGCTGCTAGAAATGGACCCAGCTACACTCCAGCAGCTGCTCAGTGACCACACAATGCTCCAGATTGCTGTTCATAAAGCACAAGCAGCACTGGATACTTTAAactgagcttttcttttttcttttttgctccagcaaaagcaaagaaataaaTCAATATCTTTGAAGTAATACGTCCTTCAAGGAGATCTGGAGGGTATACAAGTTGCCTATTTTACAGTATgcctttattattttacatggaCTTTTCTGAGGACCAATGACAAAGTTTTAGTGGACCAGCCGAAAATACACAAAGAACCTACAAAGCATTTCCACTCAGCACAGAACCAACTTATTGTTAGCCATTTCTGACATGGATGCTGTGATTGCTGTTCTCAGATAAATGGACTGAACACGTTCCAGTGTGGCAAATAATAATCTATCAAAGTTGTTGTGCTTGATGATAATGTTTAGAATATGATGATAGTATTTATTTGTAAGTCTCTAAGCATAAATGCTAATCTAAATGTtgctatttatgtttttttttttttttttttttctaaccttAGTCTAGGTCTCAATTGTGTAACTCAGTGATTTTCACTTCCCGTTTTTACCTGTTTTAGAGGAATGACTCCATGGATGGTGGTGTTGGTTGGTTACCTCCTTTTATAGACGGAACTATCTCAGACTAATTATTGATTTGCCATGAAGTTTTGACGTTCATATTTCTCAGAAGATTAATGTTATTACATGCCTTCTTCAGTTGTGCATTACTGCCCCTGTTGCATCTCTTGTTCATGTTGATTTGTGGGCCAAAGTGCAATAACTAGCTTGATTTTGCTTTAAGAACACGTCCAAATTTCACCTcactctgtgtgtttgcagaccTCACCTCCTCTTCATACTTCACACTATAGAAAACTCTGTGTACATGTAATATACAACTGCACTCATACTCTCTTTATTTACCCAGTGCATGTACACtgcttataaaaataaaacctgatcacggcttttgttgttgttcttgttgtttgttCAGTTCACTTGTGAACACTGCAGTTTTATCAGTAAATCAGTTCACAGAAGAAATCCTATGgttgaattcaattcagttcaccAGCCATCACCAGTTAGCCTGTCTGGtgatgtatatgtgtatatatatatatatatatatgtgtatatatatatatatatacatatacatatatatatatacatatatatatatatatatatatacatatatatatatatatatatatacatatatatatatatatatatatacatatatatatatatatatgtatatatatatatatatatatatatatatacatatatatatatatatacatacatatacatatacatatatacatatacatacatatacatatacatatatacatatacatatatatatatatatatatatatatatatatatatatatatatacatatatatatacatatatatatacatatatatatacatatatacatatatatacatatacatatacatatatatatacatatacatatatatatatatatacatatatatatatatatacatatatatatatacatatatatatacatatacatatatatatatatacatatatatacatatacatatatatacatatacatatatatatatatacatatatatatatatacatatatatatatacatatatatatatatatatatatatatatatatatatacatatatatatatatatatacatatatatatatatatatatatatatatatatatatatatacacatatatacacatatatatatatatatatatatacatatacatatatatatatacatatacatatatatatatagacagccgtagtgatcgatgtagcggttccgaatgacagcaatatcaggaagaaggaacacgagaagctggagaaataccaagggctcagagaagagctcgagaggatgtggagggtgaaggtaacggtggtccccgtggtaatcggagcactaggtgcggtgactcccaagctaggcgagtggctccagcagatcccgggaacaacatcggagatctctgtccagaagagcgcagtcctgggaacagctaagatactgcgcaggaccctcaagctcccaggcctctggtagaggacccgagcttgaaggataaaccgcccgcaggggcgtgctgggtgttttttttttatatatatacatacatacatacatacatatacatatatatatatatacacacatacatatatatatatatacacatatgtatacacacacatatatacatatgtatatatatatacacatacatatatatatatatacatatgtatacacacatatacacatatgtatacacacatatacacacacatacatatacacacacacacacacatacacatatacacacacacacacacatacacatatacacacacacatatatatacacacacacatacatacatatatacacacacactacatCTATCACccctatggaagcccgtttccgccaccaaaaaaaagaagaaaaaaaaaaagtatccataactcaaaatttcacgTCATCTTTTTTGAAATTTCAACTTATTAAAAGtaacttgaaatttcgagttatctctgccaatcagtaatctacgtgaatgacaATTTTCTCATTACCTTGAAGGATATGGCGCAGAGGAATGCACACTCAAAACCGGATCGTAA
The Maylandia zebra isolate NMK-2024a linkage group LG7, Mzebra_GT3a, whole genome shotgun sequence DNA segment above includes these coding regions:
- the LOC101480866 gene encoding uncharacterized protein LOC101480866 — protein: MEEEEDLETLGEQLYSLISSKHKEDAGKLTGMLLELPGPVLTQMLQDDAMLTAAVEKALRALQVAQEPSQVCKDEDDVSVSSDSLGEQLFELVDVYNTGHSQKITGMLLEQHKDAILKLLSDPSLLEEQVHLAMKTLKEQNMEETDVSDTSELDDTERFGEKLFSLVVEMDPLHANDITGMLLEMDPATLQQLLSDHTMLQIAVHKAQAALDTLN